The DNA sequence TCTTCAATCGTTTTATTGCCATGGGACGGATTGTCGACAGTAATGGACAGGACTCGTCAGTCGAACGTGCTCTTCGTCGTGCTGGACACGGTCCGGAAGGATCGTCTCGGACCGTACGGGTACGAGCGGGAGACGACGCCCGCGCTCTCGGCGTTCGCGTCGGAAGCGACCGTCTTCGAGTCGGCGGTTGCACCCGCACCGTGGACCCTGCCGGTCCACGCGTCGCTGTTTACCGGCCGCTACCCGAGCCAGCACGGGGCCGACCAGGGGAGTCCGTACCTCGAAGACGCGACGACGCTCGCGTCGATCCTCTCGGCGGGCGGCTACGACACGGCGTGTTACTCCTCGAACGCCTGGATCACGCCCTACACGGGACTCACCGACGGCTTCGACGCACAGGACTCGTTCTTCGAGGTGCTCCCCGGCGACGTCCTCTCGGGGCCGCTCGCGGGCGCATGGCAGGCCGTCAACGACAACGCATACCTCCGCGACCTGGCGTCGTCGATCGTCCACATCGGGGCCAAGGCCCACGCCAAACTCGCCAGCGGCGACGGGGCGGACTCGAAGACGCCGTCAGTCATCGATCGAACGAAATCGTTCGTCGAGGACAGCGAGAGCGAACAGGGCTGGTTCGCGTTCGTCAACCTGATGGACGCCCACCTTCCCTACTACCCGCCCGAGGAGTACCGCGAGGAGTTCGCCCCCGGCGTCGACCCCGACGAGGTGTGCCAGAACTCCAAGGAGTTCAATTCGGGCGCACGCGACGTCGACGACGAGGAGTGGGCGGCCATCCGCGACCTCTACGACGCCGAGATCGCCCACATGGACGCCGAACTCGGCCGCCTGTTCGACTGGCTCCGCGAGACCGGCCAGTGGGAGGAGACGACCGTCGTCGTGTGTGCCGACCACGGCGAACTCCACGGCGAACACGACCTCTACGGCCACGAGTTCGCCCTCTACGACGAACTGATCAACGTCCCCCTCATGGTGAAACACCCGGCCCTCGAGGCCGATCGCCGCGAGGATCTCGTCGAGTTGCTCGACTGCTATCACACGCTGCTCGACGTGCTGGACGTCGATCCCGACGCCGTGGCAGAGACGGGTGACGGGGACGCCGTCGCGTTCGATCCGACGCGATCGCTGCTCTCGAGCGAGTACCGGGCGTTCGACGGAGTGGCGCAACCGGGCCCCGGCCAGCGTGCCGTCCTCGAGGCGGACGACGATACCGACTACGCGTTCGTCGAGTACGCCCAGCCGGTCATCGAACTCCACCACCTAGAGGAGAAGGCGAGCGAGGCCGGTATCGACCTGCCCGACGATCACCGTGCCTACTCGCGGCTGCGCGCCGCCCGGAGCACCGACGCGAAGTACGTCCGCGCCGATCGGATTCCCGACGAGGGGTACCGACTCGACGACGACCCGGACGAGGGGACACCGATCGGCCCGGCCGAGGACGATCGCGTCGCCGCCGCGGAACGGGCGCTCGCCCGCTTCGAGGACGGCGTCGGCGGTGCGTGGGAGACCCCGGCCGAAACCGACGCCGACGGGGCCGACGCCCTGGCCGAGGCCGACGAGGAAACGCGCGATCGGTTGCGCGAACTCGGCTATCTGGAGTGAGGGCGCTTCTCACGCCCCTCGTGGGAGAGTGCGGCACGTATCACGGTTGCTGAACCAATAAGAATACGTAGGTTCACTCGAAAGACAGGCCAACTGATGAAAGACCAGCACTTCCTCGAGTCGGAGTGGGACTACTGTCTCGTGCTGGACGCGTGCCGGTACGACGTGTTCAGCGAGGTCTACGACGACTATCTCGACGGTACGCTGGAAAAACGCTGGAGTACCGGGTCGTCGACGCCGGAGTGGGCCTACCGGACGTTTACCGGCGACCACGACATCGCCTACTTCTCGGGGAACCCCTTCATCAACGATCTCGGAATTCCGCTGAACGAACTGAAGTGGGGGGCCAGTTGCGACTACGAGTGGACGGCGTCGAACCACATCAGCGACGTCTACGACGTCTGGAAGACCGGCTGGGACGACGACCTCGGCACGGTCCCGCCGGAGAGCCTCGCGGAGGCGTTCCGGGAGAATCAGGCGGCTATCGCAGGGGCCGATCGGACGGTCCTCCACTACATGCAGCCACACGCTCCCTACCTCTCCCGGGGGAAAGGCGGGAAACTCGAGCAGATACAGAAGGGGATCCGCGAGCAGGAGGAAGCCGAGAACGGGGGCGACGACGGCGGCGCGCTCTCGTCGCTCGGCGATTCGCTCCGGCCCAAGGTCGAGAGCCGACTCGAGGACAGCGAACTCGCCCAGAAAGCGGGGCTCTGGCTCGAACTCGACCCGGCCGAACTCGTCAAGAACGGGACCAGGGAGGCCGCGCTCGCACTGTACGAGGAGAACCTGCGGATCGCACTCGAGTCCGTCGCGGACCTGGTCGAGCGACTGGACGGTCGGGTCGTCGTGACCGCCGACCACGGCGAGGCCTTCGGCGAGGAGGGCGTCTGGGAGCACCACATCGAGACGCACATCCCGCCGCTCATGGAGGTGCCGTGGCTCGAAGTCGAGTAGCGCCCACGAATTCGAGCGCTCGCCGGCCCCGTCCCGCGGACCCGATCGGCCGACGGAACCAGTTCCGGTGTCCCCAGGTATGAAAATCAGCCACTACTTCGAACTCGAGGCCCACGTCACCGGCGGCATCCGCGAATCGGTCAAGAACCAGCGGAAGATGCTGGATCGGCTGGACCTGCAGTACACGACCGAACCGACTCTCGACGCCGACGTCTTCCACTGTAACCTCATGGGCCCGCGTTCCGTCTGGTACGCGAAACGCGCTCGATCGCGAGGGATCCCCGTCGTCGCACACACCCACGTGACCGCGGAGGACTTCGGCGACAGTTTCCGGTTCACGAACGCGCTCGCGAAGCCGCTGAAACCGTACCTCGAGCGCGCGTACGGACTGGCCGACGCTCTGGTCTGTCCCTCCGAGTACAATCGTCGGCTGCTCGAAACGTACACCGACGTGCCGACGACCGTCATCTCGAACGGCGTCGATCGCGAGAAACTCGAGGGGTTCGAGTCGCTCGCGGACGAGTACCGCGAGCGGTACGATCTGCGTCCGCCGGTCGTCTTCCTCGTCGGCCACGTCATCAAACGCAAGGGGCTGGCGACGTTCGTCGAACTGGCCCGGCGGCGACCGGACCTGGACTTCGCGTGGTTCGGCCCGCTCGACCGATCGCTGAAGGGGCGGGAAACGCTCTCGCTGATCGACAACGCCCCGGACAACTGCACGTTCACCGGCTACGTCGACGACGTCCGCGGTGCGTACGCGGCGGGCGACATCTTCTGTTTCCCGACCCACGAGGAGAACGAGGGGATCGCGCTCCTGGAGGCGATGACGGCCGGCAAACCGATCCTCGTCCGGGACATCGAGACCTTCTCGTGGCTCGAGGACGGCGAAGACTGCCTGAAGGTGTCGGGATCGGGCGTCGACGCGTTCGCGGACGCGATCGACCGACTCGAAGATCCCGATCGGCGCCGGGAACTCGGCGCGGCGGCGGCGGACCGGAGCGACGCGTTCTCGCTCTCGGCGGTCGCCGATCGCTACGAAACGCTGTACGCGGAGGTGGCCTGAATGAAGATCGGATTCTTCACGGACAGTTACTTCCCCGAGATCGACGGCGTAACGTACACGATCGACCTCTGGCGCGAGAAGCTAGAACGCGACGGACACGAGGTGTACGTCGTCTATCCCGACGGCGACTACGACCCCGACGACCGGGAGATCCCCGTCAGGTCGCTTCCGAACCCGTTCTACGCCGGCTACCGGATCCCGCTGGTCAAACGGACCGCGTCGCTTCCCGACCTCGACGTCGTCCACTGTCACGGGCCGGCACCGGTCGGTCTCCTCGGGCGATACTACGCGTGGAAACACGACTTGCCGGCGATCTACACCCACCACACGCCCATCGAGGAGTACTTCCACCAGAGCGTCAGATCGGAGTCGATCGCGGCGCTCCTCAGGAAGGGGTACGTCCCCTGGGAGAACTCGTTGCTCCGGAGCTTCGACGTCGTGACCGCCTCGACGACCCGGATCAACCGCGACGTCGAGCACGTCCAGTTGCCGGTCGGCATCGACATGGAGTTCTTCCAGCCGACCGAGACGGACTGGTATCCCGACCCCGATCGGCCGGTGATCGGCTACAGCGGCCGGCTCAGCATGGAGAAAAACGTCGACGAGATCCTCCGCGTCGCCGACGAGATGCCCGACTACGAGTTCGTCATCGTCGGCGAGGGGCCGTTCCGCGACCAGCTCGAGCGCGACGCCCCGGACAACGTGACGATCCGGGACTTCCTCCCCAGGGAAGCGTTGCCGATCTTCTACTCCTCGATCGACGTCTTCGTGACCGCCTCGACCGCGGACACCCTGGGTCTCTCGACACTCGAGGCCAACGCCTGTGCCACCCCCGTCGTCGCCGCCGACGTCGCGCCGTTCGATCGAACGATCGGGTCCGAAAACGGTGCCCGATTCCCGTACGGGGATCTCGAGGCGATGGCCGCCGAAATCGAGGGCTGTCTGGACGCCGAGTGGGACACCCGGGCGGCCGTCGAACAGTACGCCGTGCACCGAACCGTCGCCGATCTCGAGCAGCTGTACCACGAAACCTCGCTCTCGACGGACGAAGCGCCGGTCGAAACCGGGAGCCGCTGGCAACCCACGGACGATTAGCCGTCCTGGGGGCACGCGACCGGGAGACGAGTGTACGACCGCGTTTCACTCGACGATCCCGTCGTCGGCACAGCCGAGCGACGTGTGCGTACAGTCCCGGCAGTGGAGCCCACACTGGGCGGTCCCGAACTCGCTCTCGTCCGCAGCGCGGAGATCCGCCGTCAACTGCGGGCGCATGTCCAGCAACTGCGCGGCAGAAAACAGCTGGACGTCGGGGCCGTTCGGCCCGACGTAGACGTAGCCGGCCGTTCGGATCGGGGTCGAGAACACGTCCCTGGCGGCGAGGAGGTACAGCAGCAACTGGTAGCTCTCACCGAGTTCCTTGCGCTGGCTCCCCGTCTTGTAGTCGAGGATCACGACCTCGCCGTCGTCGGTCCGCGCAATCGCGTCGATCGAGCCGACGATCGGGCCGCCGACGCTCGCGTCGTAGTCGGCGAGTTCGAACGGGACCTCCGCGCCGAGGGTCTCCCAGTCGGACGCCGGGGTTGCGAAGTAGCGATCGACGCAGGCTCTGGCCGCCGGAACGGCGTCCTCGAGGCCGTGGAGCCGCCCGAGTCGATCGCAGGCGGCCCGCCACTCGTCGGGCCCGGTGTAGTCCCGCCAGAACGCCTCTTCGGCGACGAAGTGGAACAGGGTCCCGATCGCGATGGGTGAGGCGCCGGTCGCGTCGGACGAATCCGGGAGGCCGTACGCGAGCGGGTCCGCGAACGCATCGACGACGTGGTCGAGCACGTGGCGACGCTCGCACTGGCCGACCGTCTCGACGGAACTGTGACTGTGACGGCGCTCCAGTTCCCGGCCGACCCCGCCCGTGAGGTCGGTCCGGTAGCCGACCGTCTCGGGATCGATCGTCGAGAGTGTCCCGGCGCGGAGTTGCCGGGCCAACTCCAGCGTCTCGTCGATCGCGTCCTCGAGCGCGATGGGCGTCTCGAAGTACTGGAGCGAGACCGATTCGCGGTCCAGCCCGGCGTCGATCTCGTCGGTCAGATCCGTCCGGAACCGATCGTCGAGTTGCTCGTAGCTGTCGGTGATCCGATCCCAGACGTCCATGTGCGGGCCGCCGACGCTCCACTCGACGCCGGCGAGGTACTCGTCGAGCTGGCTCGCCGGCACGTCGGGCTCGTCCGGGTCGGTGCCGAAGAGGAACAGCCGCTCCTTCGCTCGCGTCAGGCCCACGTGGAGCACCCGCCATTCCTCGGGCACCTCGCCCACCGAGTGGTCGGTCCACAGCGAGGTGGCCCGATCGGCGTCGACGAGGTCCGCGAGCGCCGAAAACGAGTGGGTCGACCGGGGGTAGGGATTGGGGAACGTCCCGGGCGGGAGCGGCGGCCAGTGGTCGGCGCTCAGGAACGGGAGCATCACGACGTCGAACTCCAGGCCCTTGGCCTGGAAGATCGTCATGACGTCGATCTTGTCGTCCGATCCCGCCGCCGTCTCCAGGTCGCCGCCCGATTCCCGGCCGCTGATCTCGCCCTGCAGTTCGAGATACGAGACGAACTCCTCGGTGAGTCGCGACTGCGTGACACGACCCTCGTCGAACGACTCCATCAGCCGTTCGATCGCCGCGAGTTCCCGCCGCTCGCCGGCCGTCAGGAACCACTCGAACCGCGTCTCCCGCTTGAGTTCGGCGTAGAGCTCCGAGATCGACAGCCGGTGGCGCTTCGATCGCAGCGTCTCGACGTCCGAACGGGCCCGCTCGAGGCGCTCGGGTGCGTCGAACTCATTCGCCGGCCGATCGGAAAGCGCGCGATAGGTGCTCGTCTCCGCGCGGTTGAGCCGGTCCAGGTCGGCCGCGGGAACGCGGTAGAACATCGTCAGGACCCGGTTCAGGCTGACGTCGTCGTGTGGATCGACGAGCACCCGGAGGTACGCGAGGACGGTCTCGATCCCCGGGGACGTCTCGCCGCCCATGTCGTGGGCCAGTTCGTAGGGGAGGCAAGCCTCGTCGAGCTGGGCGGCGACCAGGTCGGCCTGCCGTTTGGTCCGGACGAGCACCGCGACGTCCCCCAGGTCGGCCGCCTCGATCGCGGGGAGGGTTCCCTTGACGAGCTTCGAGATGGCCGTGCTGACCTGGGCCGCCTGCTCTTCTTCCTCGTCGGCCGCGTCGACCGTGACGACGGCGTTCTCGACGTCGTCCTTGAACGCCGACAGCCCCTGGCTGTCGGCCGGCAGGTCGGCGACGAGGTCGAGGATCGCGTCCGGCGACCGGAAGTTCAGGTCCAGGGAGTAGCGTTCGAACCCCTCGAGTTCGTCGCTGATCCGGTCCATGTTCTCGGGGTGGGCACCCCGCCACTCGTAGATCGCCTGGTCCTGGTCGCCGATGACGAACAGCTCCGTCTCGGCGCCCAGCGCGGCGATCAGCTCCAGTTGCGCGTCGTCGGTGTCCTGGAACTCGTCACAGAGGATCAGGTCCCACTGGTCGACGATCCCCGATCGGACGGTTTCGTCCGAAAGCAACGTCGTGGCCCACCGGATGAGGTCGTCGTAATCGAGCGCCTGCTGGAACGCGCCCTCGCCGGCGAGTTCCCGCTCGTAGGCCCGGTAGCCGGGCAGGAAGTCGTGGGTCTGCTGGAGCATCTCGACGAACGCGACGAGTCGCCCGATCGGCGTCTGGTAGGTATCGGAGAAGAAGGTGGGCACGTTCCCGGCGAGGAGGGCCTGCGGGACGAACCGTTCGTACCAGCTCGAGGCCCCGTTCAGGAGTAACGCCTCGAGTTCGTCGACGAGGTCGAGCATCGTCCCGAGGTAGTCGGCTACCTCCGCCTCGACGGGCGTGCCGGATTCGAGTTGTCCTCGCTTGTGCCGGAGGACCGTCCGGTACTTCTGGAAGCGATCCTGGAACGCGAGCGGGTCGTCCGTGAGGGTCGGGTTCCGATCGGTGTCGAACAGCCGCCGGCCGAGCGCGTGCAGTTCCCGGGCCAGCGTCGACAGCCTGGCGATCGTCCCGGTTTCGGGGAGCGACGAGGCGACCTCGTCGGGGGTGACGCCCGCCCGTTTGAGGTCCTCGATGAACTCGATGAGGTCGCGCTCGACCCGGTCGGCCCCGGTCCGGGCGTCGATCGGTTCGACGAACCGGTACTCGAGGTCGTCGACGAGCGACTGGACGATCGCCCGCCGATCGTCGTCCGTGACGAGGTCGAACTCCGGCGCGAGGTCGAAGTAGTAGGCGTACTCGCCGAGCAACTGCTGGCAGAACGCGTGGTAGGTGTACGCGTCGACGTCGTACCCCCGCCCGTCCGCGAGCAGGTCGCCGAGGTCGTCCTTGATGGCGTGGGCGGCCTCGTTCGCGAACGTCAACACGAGGACGCGCTCGGGGGCGACGCCGCGGTTCTCGATCGCGTCCTCGATCCGCCAGGCCATCGTCTGGGTCTTGCCGGTACCCGCGCCGGCGCTGACGATGAGCCGATCGTCGGTCGCGGCGACGACGTCGCGCTGGGTGCCTCGCGGGCGGAGCGTCGCCGGTTCGTCTGCTGTCGCCGCGCCGTCGTCCGTCTCGGGTTCGTCCGTCCAGTCTCCGTCGGTCATGGTGTGTCCTCTCGATCGATCATCGCTCAGAACTGTACCTCCCGATTGAGGTGGTCCAGGCACATCGACTGGTACTTGCAGTTGCGACAGGACCGGGCGACGACCTCGTCCCACCGATCGCCCGGATTCCAGTCCCCGTCGACGATCCGTCGGGCCGCCTCGGCGAGGACGTCGTCACACGCGTCGTCGGCCTCCCAGCAGGCGTCCGTCGCGTCCCGTCGGTCCGAGACTACCTCCGGTCCCGATCCGTCGTTCCCGTAGTCCGGGTAGGTTTCCTGCGCGATCGCGTAGTAGCGGTAGACGACGTTGTGAGCGTCGATCCCGTGGGCCGCCGCGACGGCGTGGATCGTCGCGTACGCCCGGAGGACGCTCCCGACCTGTCGGGGGTAAAACGCCTCGCAATCCCGGTACTGGGCGACCGGATCGCTGTAAGGGTTCTCCCAGACGACCCCGTCCAACGTCGTGACGAACCGGGCGATCTCGTACCGCTCGCCGTCGGTCCGGAAACAGTCGACCGGACAGGCGAACGCGTGCCCGTCCGCCGCGTACGTGTAGGTCTCGTCGATCGCGATCGCGCCCTCGGCGTGGGCCTGGCCGTACTCGGCGACGTAGTTCGCGACCGCGTTCCGGATGCTGGCCTCGTCGTACCGCCGGTGGTGGCCGGTCGCGCCTCCGGCCTCGGCCGTCGTCGCCTCCAGCCGGTCCTGCAGGCACGCCATGGCCGTCTCGCGAAGCGTCGCCTCGTCCGGGTCACACCGATCGAGCGTCGACGTGAGGACGGTCCTGTAGAGTTCGGTCCGCCGATCGATCGCGTCACGGGCCGTCCGCGTTCGAATCGTCTGGCGGTGTTCGTACTGGTACTGGCGGGGACAGCGGAGGTACGTCTCGACCTCGTCGAGCCCGATCGGGGCGTCCGCGGTCGCGTCCGGAGCCGCCGCAACATCTCGCTCACTCGCCATCGCGACCCACCCCGGTTTCGTCCTCGCCGTCGCCGCGTCTCACCGCGTCCTCATCGCCGTCGCGTCCCACGTCACCGAGCGCTCGGTCGATCTGTGCGTACACCGCCTGTTCGAACCGCGGATCGAGGTCGTCGGACTCCAGTAACGCGCCGATCGCCCCAAACGATCGCTCGGCCCGGCGGAGGTCGTACTCGGAGCCGGTGCTGGCCGCACCCTGGATCCGTTCGAGCTGGTCCCACGGTTCCGACAGCACCGCCGTGCTCGCCTCGCCGTGCGTGTAGATCCCCCGTTCGGCCGCCTCCGAGCCGACCTCGACGATCGGGACCTCCTCTCGCGCTTCCAGGTCCGTGAGGTAGCGCGAGCGGTGCTGACGTTTCCCGAGTGCCGACTCGTTCGTCCGGGACGTACAGCAATAGAGGCGCTCGCTCGCGGCTCGCGCCCCGATCGCCAGCTGCCGTCTGGCGAGTTCGGCGTAGTAGGCGTCGTAGGGTTCGTCGATCGTCGCGGGTGCGGTCTCGAACGTGGCCCGCACGTCCGCGGCGGTGGGCGTCGTCACGCCGGGGTAGCCCGGCATCTCACGGACCCACTGGCGGGGAAACAGCTGGGTCAGCTGTCTCGATTCGGGATACTGACCCTCGTGGACGTTGACCAGGAACACGGCTTTCCGCCGATCGTGTTTGCAGATCCGGACGGCGTCGACGAGCACGCCGTTCTCCTCGACGTCGACGGCCGTCGAGTACGTGTCCGAGGCGACGTAGGTGATCGCCCGTTCGAGCATCCGCAGGAACCCGTCCCAGGTGTCGGGCAGGGAGTCGGCCGTCTCGACGAACGCCGCGATGCCGAGTACCCGCTCGACGTGGTGAAACTGGGCACGCGCCTCGATCGGTTCGCTCTCCGCGATCCGGTGCTTGAGATCCGTCTCGAGGATCCAGCGGCCGAGTTGCTCGCGAACGCCGGACTCGTCGGCCACGGCGGCGAGCGCGTCGTCGGGCCACCCGCCCAGCCGATCGGCGAGGATCTGGCCCGCGCGCTCGCGGGTCTCGCGATCGGTCGCGGCGTGGTACGCGGCGAGCGCGTGGAGTTCGCGCACCGCCCGGTCGCCACTCAGGCCGGTCACCGTCGCGGACGCGGTCGGGATCCCGGCCCGCTGGAGCACCCGCCGTGCCGTCCCGATCGGCCCGGTCGAGTCCTTGACGAGGACGGCCACGTCGTCGTAGGTCAGGTCGTGCTCCGTCCGGAGGTAGCCGATCTCGTTCGCGATCGTCGCGAGTTGATCGTAGAGGGTGTCCCCGGCGATCGTGTAGATCGGGTCCTCGAGGCCGTCCAGCACGGAATCGTCGTCGGTCGCGAGATAGCGCGCGACCGCGTCGGGCGTCCTGGAGCGGTCGCGACGCCGGCCTGCGGATTCGATCGCCATCGCGGACCCGAGATCCTCGACCGAGCCGGGTTCGTTCCAGACTCTCGCGATGCTCGCGTGCGCCTCGCCGAGACACACGAGTTCGGCGTTCTCGGCCAGCGCCGCGAGATAGTCGCGTTCGACCGCGCCGAACTCCTCGAAGCCGACGGCGACGATCGCCTCGAACTCCCGCTCGATCGTCGATCGGACCGCGTCGTCCTCGAGCGCCGTGATGGCCCGCGAGAGCACGTCGGGGCGTTCGACCCACCCCTGCGACGCGAGCCAGTCGTGGAACCGATCGCGAACGGCCGCCAGTTCCGCGAGTAACTCCGTGTGCGGTCCCCGGTCCGGCCCCTTCGGGAGGTCGAAACCGCCGCCGTAGCTCGCGGCGAGCAGCACCCGACCGACGTCGCGGCCGAACGACTCGTGGCTCGCCGCGCCGGCGAAGTAGTCGTGCTCCCACGTGTGGCCCTCGAGGACCATCGAGAGGGTCTCGATCCGCTCCACGTCGGAGAGGATGCGCGCGTCCGGGGCGTGCTCGGTCACGACGCGC is a window from the Halosolutus amylolyticus genome containing:
- a CDS encoding sulfatase; translated protein: MDRTRQSNVLFVVLDTVRKDRLGPYGYERETTPALSAFASEATVFESAVAPAPWTLPVHASLFTGRYPSQHGADQGSPYLEDATTLASILSAGGYDTACYSSNAWITPYTGLTDGFDAQDSFFEVLPGDVLSGPLAGAWQAVNDNAYLRDLASSIVHIGAKAHAKLASGDGADSKTPSVIDRTKSFVEDSESEQGWFAFVNLMDAHLPYYPPEEYREEFAPGVDPDEVCQNSKEFNSGARDVDDEEWAAIRDLYDAEIAHMDAELGRLFDWLRETGQWEETTVVVCADHGELHGEHDLYGHEFALYDELINVPLMVKHPALEADRREDLVELLDCYHTLLDVLDVDPDAVAETGDGDAVAFDPTRSLLSSEYRAFDGVAQPGPGQRAVLEADDDTDYAFVEYAQPVIELHHLEEKASEAGIDLPDDHRAYSRLRAARSTDAKYVRADRIPDEGYRLDDDPDEGTPIGPAEDDRVAAAERALARFEDGVGGAWETPAETDADGADALAEADEETRDRLRELGYLE
- a CDS encoding glycosyltransferase family 4 protein, translating into MKISHYFELEAHVTGGIRESVKNQRKMLDRLDLQYTTEPTLDADVFHCNLMGPRSVWYAKRARSRGIPVVAHTHVTAEDFGDSFRFTNALAKPLKPYLERAYGLADALVCPSEYNRRLLETYTDVPTTVISNGVDREKLEGFESLADEYRERYDLRPPVVFLVGHVIKRKGLATFVELARRRPDLDFAWFGPLDRSLKGRETLSLIDNAPDNCTFTGYVDDVRGAYAAGDIFCFPTHEENEGIALLEAMTAGKPILVRDIETFSWLEDGEDCLKVSGSGVDAFADAIDRLEDPDRRRELGAAAADRSDAFSLSAVADRYETLYAEVA
- a CDS encoding glycosyltransferase: MKIGFFTDSYFPEIDGVTYTIDLWREKLERDGHEVYVVYPDGDYDPDDREIPVRSLPNPFYAGYRIPLVKRTASLPDLDVVHCHGPAPVGLLGRYYAWKHDLPAIYTHHTPIEEYFHQSVRSESIAALLRKGYVPWENSLLRSFDVVTASTTRINRDVEHVQLPVGIDMEFFQPTETDWYPDPDRPVIGYSGRLSMEKNVDEILRVADEMPDYEFVIVGEGPFRDQLERDAPDNVTIRDFLPREALPIFYSSIDVFVTASTADTLGLSTLEANACATPVVAADVAPFDRTIGSENGARFPYGDLEAMAAEIEGCLDAEWDTRAAVEQYAVHRTVADLEQLYHETSLSTDEAPVETGSRWQPTDD
- a CDS encoding ATP-dependent helicase; its protein translation is MTDGDWTDEPETDDGAATADEPATLRPRGTQRDVVAATDDRLIVSAGAGTGKTQTMAWRIEDAIENRGVAPERVLVLTFANEAAHAIKDDLGDLLADGRGYDVDAYTYHAFCQQLLGEYAYYFDLAPEFDLVTDDDRRAIVQSLVDDLEYRFVEPIDARTGADRVERDLIEFIEDLKRAGVTPDEVASSLPETGTIARLSTLARELHALGRRLFDTDRNPTLTDDPLAFQDRFQKYRTVLRHKRGQLESGTPVEAEVADYLGTMLDLVDELEALLLNGASSWYERFVPQALLAGNVPTFFSDTYQTPIGRLVAFVEMLQQTHDFLPGYRAYERELAGEGAFQQALDYDDLIRWATTLLSDETVRSGIVDQWDLILCDEFQDTDDAQLELIAALGAETELFVIGDQDQAIYEWRGAHPENMDRISDELEGFERYSLDLNFRSPDAILDLVADLPADSQGLSAFKDDVENAVVTVDAADEEEEQAAQVSTAISKLVKGTLPAIEAADLGDVAVLVRTKRQADLVAAQLDEACLPYELAHDMGGETSPGIETVLAYLRVLVDPHDDVSLNRVLTMFYRVPAADLDRLNRAETSTYRALSDRPANEFDAPERLERARSDVETLRSKRHRLSISELYAELKRETRFEWFLTAGERRELAAIERLMESFDEGRVTQSRLTEEFVSYLELQGEISGRESGGDLETAAGSDDKIDVMTIFQAKGLEFDVVMLPFLSADHWPPLPPGTFPNPYPRSTHSFSALADLVDADRATSLWTDHSVGEVPEEWRVLHVGLTRAKERLFLFGTDPDEPDVPASQLDEYLAGVEWSVGGPHMDVWDRITDSYEQLDDRFRTDLTDEIDAGLDRESVSLQYFETPIALEDAIDETLELARQLRAGTLSTIDPETVGYRTDLTGGVGRELERRHSHSSVETVGQCERRHVLDHVVDAFADPLAYGLPDSSDATGASPIAIGTLFHFVAEEAFWRDYTGPDEWRAACDRLGRLHGLEDAVPAARACVDRYFATPASDWETLGAEVPFELADYDASVGGPIVGSIDAIARTDDGEVVILDYKTGSQRKELGESYQLLLYLLAARDVFSTPIRTAGYVYVGPNGPDVQLFSAAQLLDMRPQLTADLRAADESEFGTAQCGLHCRDCTHTSLGCADDGIVE